The Desulfobulbaceae bacterium DB1 genome includes a region encoding these proteins:
- a CDS encoding CarD family transcriptional regulator translates to MAVYPAHGVGEIQSIEKRTVGDREQSFYVMKIIDTSMVVMIPTSNSENVGLRGIISSAEADRVFDILKDRDVEIQAQPWNQRYRQYMEKIKTGSVYKIAGVLRDLYLLKEDKDLSFGERKMLDTAKNLLMKEIALANKVQEDQVEKDIERIFDN, encoded by the coding sequence ATGGCGGTTTATCCCGCTCATGGTGTAGGTGAGATTCAGTCAATTGAAAAGAGAACGGTAGGTGATCGTGAGCAGTCGTTTTATGTGATGAAAATCATAGACACCAGCATGGTGGTCATGATTCCTACCAGTAACAGTGAAAATGTCGGTCTGCGGGGCATTATTTCTTCCGCTGAAGCGGATAGGGTGTTTGATATTCTGAAAGACAGGGATGTGGAAATTCAAGCACAGCCGTGGAATCAACGTTACCGGCAATACATGGAAAAAATAAAGACCGGTTCAGTGTATAAGATAGCCGGGGTCTTGCGTGATCTCTATCTTCTCAAAGAAGATAAGGACCTCTCTTTCGGCGAAAGAAAAATGCTTGATACGGCAAAGAATCTTCTCATGAAAGAAATTGCCCTTGCCAACAAGGTCCAGGAGGATCAGGTTGAAAAGGATATCGAACGTATTTTCGACAATTAA
- a CDS encoding aminoacyl-tRNA hydrolase, producing MFLVVGLGNPGEKYFLTRHNVGFLYVDYLAEQLHADFSVSKWQADVARTTLDNHPLVLVKPQTFMNLSGTAVLAAASFYKIPPEKIIVIHDDLDMPLGRLKIVVNRGAGGHNGIRSLISHIGNKDFVRIKAGIGRPANGQAIEGYVLQQMTQAELGDCYQLRDLVFDAVRLIVTKGVEAAMNHVNSLKIDN from the coding sequence ATGTTTCTTGTGGTTGGACTAGGTAATCCAGGGGAAAAATATTTTTTAACCAGGCATAATGTCGGTTTTCTTTATGTTGATTATCTTGCCGAGCAGTTGCATGCTGATTTCAGCGTAAGCAAATGGCAGGCGGATGTTGCCAGGACCACCCTTGACAATCATCCACTGGTGCTGGTCAAGCCGCAGACTTTCATGAACCTGAGCGGCACCGCTGTTCTTGCCGCTGCCTCTTTTTATAAAATCCCCCCGGAAAAAATCATCGTTATACATGATGACCTGGACATGCCCCTTGGTCGCCTCAAGATAGTGGTTAATCGTGGAGCGGGCGGCCATAACGGCATTCGTTCGCTCATTTCCCATATCGGCAACAAGGATTTTGTCAGAATAAAAGCCGGCATCGGTCGCCCGGCAAATGGACAGGCAATCGAAGGATATGTGTTGCAGCAAATGACCCAGGCGGAGCTTGGCGACTGTTACCAATTGCGTGATCTTGTTTTCGATGCGGTTCGCTTGATTGTCACCAAGGGTGTCGAAGCCGCAATGAACCATGTAAATTCTTTAAAAATAGATAATTAG
- a CDS encoding 50S ribosomal protein L25 has product MIQIDVSAQVRKNFGKGAARTLRRSGKTPAVLYGPIRESIALTLDTHSFTKTLLHLQRRNAVLNVEIDTEVGQEKRHVMIKEIQVEPVTNTLEHADFYEIALDKPALFTVPVKYTGKARGVDMGGDMTISVNQVKVKGNPLDIPDEIEVDVTPLGTNEQFTCQDLVLPANVSLVGKKDKVCVAVVAPVKAE; this is encoded by the coding sequence ATGATACAGATTGATGTATCTGCCCAGGTAAGAAAGAATTTTGGTAAAGGTGCTGCACGAACTTTGCGTCGGTCTGGAAAGACTCCCGCGGTATTGTACGGTCCCATACGTGAGTCCATTGCTTTAACGCTTGATACACATTCGTTTACCAAGACACTTTTGCATCTGCAAAGAAGAAATGCCGTATTGAATGTTGAAATTGACACCGAGGTCGGGCAGGAAAAACGCCATGTGATGATTAAGGAAATTCAGGTTGAGCCTGTTACGAATACCCTTGAGCATGCTGATTTTTACGAAATCGCCCTGGATAAACCCGCGCTCTTCACCGTTCCGGTTAAATATACCGGAAAAGCACGCGGCGTTGACATGGGTGGCGATATGACCATTTCCGTGAATCAGGTCAAAGTGAAGGGGAATCCGCTTGATATTCCCGACGAGATCGAAGTTGATGTGACTCCCTTGGGAACGAATGAGCAGTTTACATGCCAGGATCTCGTTCTCCCTGCGAATGTCAGCTTGGTGGGCAAAAAGGACAAAGTCTGTGTCGCTGTTGTCGCGCCTGTGAAAGCAGAATAA